A stretch of the Ananas comosus cultivar F153 linkage group 14, ASM154086v1, whole genome shotgun sequence genome encodes the following:
- the LOC109719939 gene encoding polyphenol oxidase, chloroplastic-like, whose translation MASLSKLAFPTNNTSTLPAPSFACSFSHQKLHHHLPLPCRSPKPPRHKISCKSKEQQENADKPAGRIDRRDLLLGLGGLYGATTGLGLNRRAAAAPILAPDLSTCGPPADLPASARPTVCCPPYQSTIIDFKLPPRSAPLRVRPAAHLVDADYLAKYKKAVELMRALPADDPRNFVQQAKVHCAYCDGAYDQIGFPDLEIQIHNSWLFFPWHRFYLYFNERILGKLIGDDTFALPFWNWDAPGGMQFPSIYTDPSSSLYDKLRDAKHQPPTLIDLDYNGTDPTFSPEEQINHNLAVMYRQVISSGKTPELFMGSAYRAGDQPDPGAGSVEQKPHGPVHVWTGDRNQPNREDMGTLYSAAWDPVFFAHHGNIDRMWYVWRNLGGKHRNFTDPDWLNASFLFYDENAQLVRVKVKDCLEADAMRYTYQDVEIPWLKAKPTPKSALQKIKSKVSTLKATPRGTTTTTAETTFPVVLDKPVSATVARPKARRSGKEKEEEEEVLVVEGIELEKDVFVKFDVYINSPEHEGVGPEASEFAGSFVHVPHKHKKAKKGKEMARMNTRLKLGITDLLEDIGAEDDESVLITLVPRSGKGMVKVGGLRIDFSK comes from the exons ATGGCCAGCCTCTCTAAACTAGCTTTCCCAACCAATAACACCTCCACTCTCCCCGCTCCCTCCTTTGCATGCTCCTTCTCTCACCAAAAGCTTCACCACCACCTTCCTCTCCCTTGTAGGAGTCCCAAACCACCGCGTCATAAGATCTCTTGCAAATCTAAGGAGCAACAAGAGAATGCCGACAAGCCTGCGGGCCGCATAGACCGCCGCGACCTACTCCTGGGCCTCGGCGGGCTTTACGGTGCCACCACTGGGCTCGGCCTCAACCGTCGAGCGGCCGCTGCCCCTATCCTGGCTCCCGACCTCTCAACTTGTGGGCCACCTGCCGACCTCCCTGCCTCCGCCCGACCGACAGTTTGCTGCCCGCCATACCAATCCACCATCATCGACTTCAAGCTCCCCCCGCGATCTGCTCCGCTTCGCGTCCGGCCTGCGGCCCACTTGGTTGACGCCGACTACCTGGCCAAGTATAAGAAGGCAGTCGAGCTCATGAGGGCCCTGCCGGCCGACGACCCGCGCAACTTCGTACAGCAAGCGAAAGTGCACTGTGCGTACTGCGACGGCGCGTATGACCAAATCGGCTTCCCCGATCTCGAGATCCAGATCCACAACTCGTGGCTCTTCTTTCCTTGGCACCGGTTCTACCTCTACTTCAACGAGCGCATACTCGGGAAACTTATCGGCGACGACACGTTCGCGCTGCCTTTCTGGAACTGGGACGCGCCGGGGGGCATGCAGTTCCCGTCTATCTACACGGACCCTTCATCCTCGCTATATGACAAGCTGCGTGATGCGAAGCACCAGCCGCCGACTTTGATTGACCTCGACTACAATGGCACCGATCCTACCTTCTCCCCTGAAGAACAGATTAACCACAACCTCGCCGTCATGTACCGACAG GTGATATCCAGTGGAAAGACACCAGAGCTGTTTATGGGCTCAGCGTACCGCGCCGGTGACCAGCCTGACCCCGGCGCAGGCTCTGTAGAGCAGAAGCCGCACGGCCCGGTGCATGTGTGGACAGGTGATCGCAACCAGCCCAATCGCGAAGACATGGGCACGCTCTACTCGGCGGCGTGGGACCCCGTCTTCTTCGCACACCACGGCAACATCGACCGCATGTGGTACGTGTGGAGGAACCTTGGCGGCAAGCACCGCAACTTCACCGACCCCGACTGGCTCAACGCGTCCTTCCTGTTCTATGATGAGAATGCGCAGCTCGTCCGTGTTAAAGTAAAAGACTGCTTAGAGGCCGACGCAATGCGGTACACATACCAGGATGTAGAGATCCCGTGGCTCAAAGCAAAGCCGACGCCAAAGAGCGCCCTACAGAAGATAAAGAGCAAGGTATCGACGCTGAAGGCAACACCAAGGGGGACGACGACTACCACAGCAGAGACTACATTTCCGGTGGTGCTGGATAAGCCGGTGAGTGCAACAGTGGCTAGACCGAAGGCCAGGAGGAGtgggaaggagaaggaagaagaggaggaggtgtTGGTGGTGGAGGGAATCGAGTTGGAGAAGGACGTGTTCGTGAAGTTTGATGTGTATATAAACTCGCCGGAGCACGAAGGGGTGGGGCCGGAGGCGAGTGAGTTCGCAGGGAGCTTCGTCCACGTGCCACACAAGCACAAGAAGGCGAAGAAGGGGAAGGAGATGGCTAGGATGAACACAAGGCTTAAGCTCGGGATAACGGACCTGCTCGAGGACATCGGCGCTGAGGACGACGAGAGCGTGCTCATCACGCTCGTGCCCAGGAGCGGCAAGGGAATGGTGAAGGTTGGAGGGCTAAGGATTGATTTCTCCAAGTGA